One region of Skermanella mucosa genomic DNA includes:
- a CDS encoding DMT family transporter — protein MAQPALSTTAPASEPLPRQGFFLLASLALFWGTNWPAMKLAVLDMDPWTFRAICFIAGAGGLMLFARARGLSLRIPRSDLGPLILTAFINVTCWQVFSAFGLTLMAAGRASIIAFTMPLWASILSVIFLRERMTVLRVVGLGLGLAALAILLIPEFGRIGGTPWGAAMMLAAAVSWAAGTVMLKAIPWRMETVQLAAWQLAIGGLPVIAAAFLVGRPSSVLDLTTPGALGVIYAALIPMIYCHWAWFRIVSLFPANIAAIGTLAIPVVGVFSSALILGEPLAGADLLALALVVTGLFIVLVLPSLLPSRPRKA, from the coding sequence TTGGCCCAGCCAGCCCTGTCCACGACCGCCCCGGCATCCGAACCGCTGCCCCGCCAGGGTTTCTTCCTGCTGGCGTCGCTCGCCCTGTTCTGGGGAACGAACTGGCCGGCGATGAAGCTCGCCGTCCTGGACATGGATCCCTGGACCTTCCGGGCGATCTGCTTCATCGCGGGGGCCGGCGGACTGATGCTGTTTGCTCGTGCCCGGGGGCTCAGCCTGCGCATCCCGCGCAGCGATCTCGGCCCGCTGATCCTGACGGCCTTCATCAACGTCACCTGCTGGCAGGTCTTCTCCGCGTTCGGATTGACGCTGATGGCGGCCGGGCGCGCCTCGATCATCGCCTTCACCATGCCGCTTTGGGCCTCGATCCTGAGCGTCATCTTCCTGCGCGAGCGGATGACGGTGCTTCGGGTCGTCGGCCTTGGGCTGGGGCTGGCGGCGTTGGCGATCCTGCTGATCCCGGAATTCGGGCGGATCGGCGGAACGCCCTGGGGAGCCGCCATGATGCTGGCCGCCGCGGTCTCCTGGGCGGCGGGCACGGTGATGCTCAAGGCGATCCCCTGGCGCATGGAAACGGTCCAGCTCGCCGCGTGGCAGCTCGCGATCGGCGGCCTGCCGGTGATCGCGGCCGCCTTCCTGGTCGGCCGCCCCTCGTCGGTGCTGGACCTGACGACGCCGGGCGCCCTCGGAGTGATCTATGCGGCGCTGATCCCGATGATCTATTGCCACTGGGCCTGGTTCCGAATCGTGTCGCTCTTCCCGGCCAACATCGCGGCGATCGGAACCCTGGCGATCCCGGTCGTAGGGGTGTTCTCCAGTGCCCTGATCCTGGGCGAGCCCCTTGCCGGGGCCGACCTGCTGGCGCTGGCCCTTGTCGTCACCGGCCTGTTCATCGTCCTGGTACTGCCGAGCCTGCTGCCAAGCCGCCCTCGGAAAGCCTAG
- a CDS encoding penicillin-binding protein 1A, which yields MRILAGILSAVLFLVVVAAGGAVFAIHHYSQGLPEYSQLADYQPPTVTRVHAGDGRLLAEFATERRVFIPIEAMPKRVIRGFISAEDQNFYSHRGVDFGAILRAIVVNVENVASGRRMIGASGITQQVAKNFLLTNEVSFERKIKEAILAFRMEQAFTKDRILELYLNEIFLGNRSYGVAAAALNYFNKPLDELTIAEAAYLAALPKAPNNYHPVRQHDAAVARRNWVIGRMQEDGAITAEEAAQAKAEPLEVRRREETEYVTADYFAEEVRRQLLARFGEQQLYEGGYSVRTTVDPKLQDIATRSLRDGLIAYDRRHGWRGAIGKLESFQNWAKQLAEMPVPAGGEIWQMAAVLEVEADEAQIGLADGGRGRIPLSELKWARRWVEGERTGPEVRQAGDALAQGDIVLVEPVAKDAKGKDLPAGTYGLRQIPAVQGGLVAMDPHTGRVLAMSGGFSSRISVFNRATQALRQPGSSFKPFVYMAALDNGFTPSSLVMDAPFAIQPGPGQALWRPQNYSEDFLGPTTLRVGMEKSRNVMTVRLANSVGMDKVADYAERFGVVDKLPPVLSMSLGAGETTVLKMTTAYSMIVNGGKKVIPAFIDRIQDHTGKVVFKHDMRPCPNCGGIQWSPDLAVPDVPDARESVIDPRTAYQMVSILEGVVQRGTARMISSIGKPLAGKTGTTNDALDAWFVGFSPDLAVGLYIGFDQPHPLGGKETGGSVSAPVFKDFMADALKGEPATPFRMPPGIRLVRVDAATGQLAEPGQRNAIWEAFKPGTEPRPGDYVVLDGSEIASGSGSGGGAFLPPGSVPPPGRTQGQEQAPSSTGTGGLY from the coding sequence ATGCGTATCTTAGCCGGGATTCTGTCCGCCGTTCTCTTCCTCGTCGTGGTGGCTGCCGGCGGCGCGGTGTTCGCGATCCACCATTACAGCCAGGGACTGCCTGAATACAGCCAGCTGGCCGATTACCAGCCGCCGACCGTGACCCGCGTCCATGCCGGCGACGGGCGCCTGCTGGCCGAGTTCGCGACCGAGCGGCGGGTCTTCATCCCGATCGAGGCGATGCCGAAGCGCGTGATCCGCGGCTTTATCTCCGCCGAGGACCAGAACTTCTACAGCCACCGGGGCGTGGATTTCGGCGCGATCCTGCGCGCCATCGTCGTCAACGTGGAGAATGTCGCGAGCGGCCGCCGGATGATCGGAGCCTCCGGCATCACCCAGCAGGTCGCCAAGAACTTCCTGCTGACCAACGAGGTGTCGTTCGAGCGCAAGATCAAGGAAGCGATCCTGGCCTTCCGCATGGAACAGGCCTTCACCAAGGACCGCATCCTCGAGCTGTACCTGAACGAGATCTTCCTCGGCAACCGCTCCTACGGCGTGGCCGCGGCCGCGCTGAACTATTTCAACAAGCCGCTGGACGAGCTGACGATCGCCGAGGCCGCCTACCTCGCCGCCCTGCCCAAGGCGCCGAACAACTACCATCCGGTCCGCCAGCACGACGCCGCCGTGGCGCGCCGAAACTGGGTGATCGGGCGGATGCAGGAGGACGGCGCCATCACTGCGGAGGAGGCGGCCCAGGCCAAGGCCGAGCCGCTGGAGGTCCGCCGGCGCGAGGAGACCGAATACGTCACCGCCGACTATTTCGCGGAAGAGGTCCGGCGCCAGCTGCTGGCCCGCTTCGGGGAGCAGCAGCTCTACGAGGGCGGCTATTCCGTGCGGACCACGGTCGACCCCAAGCTCCAGGACATCGCGACGCGCAGCCTGCGCGACGGACTGATCGCTTATGACCGCCGGCACGGCTGGCGCGGCGCGATCGGCAAGCTGGAGAGCTTCCAGAACTGGGCCAAGCAGCTGGCCGAGATGCCGGTCCCGGCCGGCGGCGAGATCTGGCAGATGGCCGCCGTGCTGGAGGTCGAGGCCGACGAGGCGCAGATCGGCCTGGCGGACGGCGGACGGGGCCGGATTCCGCTGTCCGAACTTAAATGGGCGCGCCGCTGGGTCGAAGGCGAACGGACCGGCCCCGAAGTCAGGCAGGCCGGCGACGCGCTGGCCCAGGGCGACATCGTCCTGGTCGAGCCGGTCGCCAAGGATGCGAAGGGCAAGGACCTGCCCGCCGGCACGTACGGGCTCCGGCAGATCCCGGCGGTACAGGGCGGGCTGGTCGCGATGGATCCGCATACCGGCCGCGTGCTCGCGATGAGCGGCGGCTTCAGCTCCCGGATCAGCGTGTTCAACCGTGCGACCCAGGCGCTGCGCCAGCCGGGCTCCTCGTTCAAGCCCTTCGTCTACATGGCGGCGCTGGACAACGGCTTCACGCCGTCGAGCCTGGTGATGGACGCGCCCTTCGCGATCCAGCCGGGTCCGGGGCAGGCGCTGTGGCGGCCGCAGAACTATTCCGAAGACTTCCTCGGGCCGACCACGCTGCGGGTCGGCATGGAGAAGTCCCGGAACGTCATGACCGTACGCCTCGCCAACAGCGTCGGGATGGACAAGGTCGCAGACTACGCCGAGCGGTTCGGCGTGGTCGACAAGCTTCCGCCCGTCCTGTCGATGTCGCTGGGCGCCGGCGAGACGACCGTGCTGAAGATGACCACCGCCTATTCCATGATCGTGAACGGCGGCAAGAAGGTGATCCCGGCCTTCATCGACCGTATCCAGGACCATACCGGCAAGGTGGTGTTCAAGCACGACATGCGGCCCTGCCCGAACTGCGGCGGCATCCAGTGGTCGCCCGACCTGGCGGTGCCCGACGTGCCCGACGCGCGGGAGAGCGTGATCGACCCGCGCACGGCCTACCAGATGGTCTCGATCCTCGAAGGCGTCGTCCAGCGCGGCACCGCCAGGATGATCTCGTCGATCGGCAAGCCGCTGGCCGGCAAGACCGGCACCACCAACGACGCGCTGGACGCCTGGTTCGTCGGCTTCTCGCCCGACCTGGCCGTCGGACTCTATATCGGCTTCGACCAGCCCCATCCGCTCGGCGGGAAGGAGACCGGCGGCTCGGTGTCGGCCCCGGTGTTCAAGGACTTCATGGCCGACGCCTTGAAAGGCGAACCGGCGACGCCGTTCCGCATGCCGCCGGGCATCCGGCTGGTCCGCGTCGACGCAGCCACCGGCCAGCTCGCCGAGCCCGGGCAGCGCAACGCGATCTGGGAGGCCTTCAAGCCGGGGACCGAACCCCGTCCGGGCGATTATGTCGTGCTGGACGGCAGCGAGATCGCGTCCGGCTCCGGTTCCGGCGGCGGCGCGTTCCTGCCGCCGGGCAGCGTCCCGCCGCCGGGCCGGACCCAGGGACAGGAGCAGGCGCCGTCCTCGACCGGGACGGGCGGGCTCTATTGA
- a CDS encoding N-acetylmuramoyl-L-alanine amidase, producing MPFRRPTLRALFLILAVFWLAAAHAGQAAARPAVVDARLGVHPDKTRFVMEVTDQIDFRVFTLPDPYRVVVDLPDLDWDAAANRGSAAAGLVRGYRYASFRPGTLRLVLEVAGPVRVREAFLIPPRDGRQPRFVLDLESVGAGTFAAELSRVHGTRGAADGAAPPVPAYTVPLSTAAATRPVARLPDPPTDTVAVTMSPAEAAVVPPQMPAGLREEAGGGPATLAALGTVPLPPRRPSPRTDARRVIALDPGHGGVDPGAISVTGVYEKDITLAMARAVRDQLVATGRYRVVMTRDSDVFLRLRDRVALAREAGADLFISLHADSIGSSDMRGMSIYSLSDKASDREADMLAARENRADALGGVNLTAENDEVVSILIDLAQRDTMNQSRRLANLLVEEVGRHTKLVPRPHRSAGFAVLTAPDVPSVLMELGYLSSPQDAKLLAQSEHRVRIARSIQRSIDGYFAARAGVSRS from the coding sequence GTGCCCTTTCGGAGACCGACGCTGCGCGCGCTGTTCCTGATCCTCGCCGTCTTCTGGCTGGCCGCGGCGCACGCGGGGCAGGCGGCTGCGCGGCCCGCGGTCGTCGATGCGCGCCTCGGCGTCCATCCGGACAAGACCCGATTCGTGATGGAGGTGACCGACCAGATCGATTTCAGGGTCTTCACGCTGCCCGACCCCTACCGGGTCGTGGTCGATCTGCCTGACCTCGACTGGGATGCCGCCGCCAACCGGGGCAGTGCCGCCGCCGGGCTGGTGCGCGGCTATCGCTACGCCTCCTTCCGGCCGGGTACCCTCCGGCTCGTGCTGGAGGTCGCAGGCCCGGTCCGCGTCCGGGAAGCGTTCCTGATTCCGCCACGTGACGGCCGGCAGCCGCGGTTCGTGCTCGATCTCGAGTCGGTAGGGGCCGGCACCTTCGCGGCGGAGTTGAGCCGGGTCCACGGGACGAGGGGGGCCGCCGACGGCGCGGCGCCGCCGGTGCCGGCCTATACCGTTCCCCTGAGCACCGCCGCGGCCACCCGGCCGGTTGCCCGCCTTCCGGACCCGCCGACCGACACGGTCGCCGTCACCATGTCCCCCGCGGAGGCCGCGGTCGTCCCGCCGCAGATGCCGGCGGGCCTCCGGGAAGAGGCGGGCGGCGGTCCGGCGACCCTGGCGGCCCTGGGAACCGTGCCCCTGCCGCCCCGCCGGCCAAGCCCGCGCACCGACGCCAGGCGCGTCATCGCGCTGGACCCCGGCCACGGAGGCGTCGATCCCGGCGCGATCAGCGTAACCGGGGTCTACGAGAAGGACATAACGCTGGCCATGGCGCGGGCGGTGCGCGACCAGCTCGTCGCGACCGGCCGGTACAGGGTCGTCATGACCCGGGACAGCGACGTCTTCCTCCGCCTGCGCGACCGCGTGGCGCTGGCGCGCGAGGCCGGGGCCGACCTGTTCATTTCCCTGCATGCCGATTCGATCGGCAGCAGCGACATGCGCGGCATGTCGATCTATTCCCTGTCTGACAAGGCGTCCGACCGCGAGGCCGACATGCTGGCGGCCCGCGAGAACAGGGCCGACGCGCTCGGCGGCGTCAACCTGACGGCGGAAAACGACGAGGTCGTCAGCATCCTGATCGACCTCGCCCAACGCGACACCATGAACCAGTCCCGGCGCCTCGCCAACCTTCTGGTCGAGGAGGTCGGGCGCCATACCAAGCTGGTGCCGCGCCCCCACCGCTCCGCCGGTTTCGCGGTGCTGACCGCTCCGGACGTGCCTTCGGTGCTGATGGAGCTGGGTTACCTGTCAAGCCCGCAGGACGCGAAACTGCTGGCGCAGTCGGAACATCGGGTCAGGATCGCCCGTTCGATCCAGCGGAGCATCGATGGGTATTTCGCCGCAAGGGCTGGCGTAAGCCGGTCTTGA
- a CDS encoding NfeD family protein, translating to MEIESWYWLVTALVLAAVEAFVPGTFFIWLAVAAAVVGLTLMAVPDLPWQVQFLAFAILSIGSAVGFRQYQRRHPVTSADPTLNRRGASLVGRLVVLERPIVNGRGHAFVGDTLWTVTGEDQPAGSTVRVVGTDGIMLKVESPDRSG from the coding sequence ATGGAAATCGAATCCTGGTATTGGCTGGTGACCGCCCTCGTCCTGGCGGCGGTCGAGGCTTTCGTGCCCGGCACCTTCTTCATCTGGCTCGCAGTCGCGGCGGCAGTGGTCGGGCTGACACTCATGGCGGTGCCGGACCTGCCGTGGCAGGTTCAATTCCTGGCCTTCGCCATCCTGTCGATCGGGTCGGCGGTCGGGTTCCGGCAGTACCAGCGCCGCCATCCCGTGACCAGCGCCGATCCGACCCTGAACCGGCGCGGCGCGTCCCTGGTCGGCCGGCTCGTCGTGCTTGAAAGGCCGATCGTGAACGGCAGGGGCCACGCCTTCGTCGGCGACACCCTATGGACCGTCACCGGCGAGGACCAGCCGGCCGGCAGCACCGTCAGGGTGGTCGGCACCGACGGCATCATGCTGAAGGTCGAGTCTCCCGACCGGTCCGGCTGA
- a CDS encoding YeeE/YedE family protein gives MADISLGRPSGIPARERTMDPRVVAVAALLLLGGAVWLTDAVSSRQAALYLVGGALGLTLYHALFGFTSSFRVFISDRRGAGIRAQMVMLALACALFFPALAAGELFGQPVTGLVAPVGVSVLFGAFLFGVGMQLGGGCASGTLYTAGGGNTRMVVTLIFFIVGSVVGAAHLHWWSALPSIGPVSLVASLGALPALALNLAVFAAIAGTTVILERKRHGALLPGNRTAHHGWQRFVQGSWPLVWGAVALAVLNFATLALAGRPWGITSAFVLWGAKPLDALGFDVAFWPYFSAPERAASLENSIFQDVTSVMNFGIILGALLAAGLAGRFAPVWRVPLRSLAGAIVGGLMLGYGARLAYGCNIGAYFSGIASGSLHGWVWLVAALAGNVVGTRLRPLFGLEVEKTPRETAC, from the coding sequence ATGGCGGACATTTCTCTCGGCAGGCCGAGCGGCATACCGGCGCGGGAACGGACCATGGACCCGCGCGTGGTGGCTGTCGCCGCCCTGCTGCTCCTCGGAGGCGCGGTCTGGCTGACCGATGCCGTGTCGTCCCGGCAGGCGGCCCTGTACCTTGTCGGCGGAGCCCTGGGGCTGACCCTTTACCACGCCCTGTTCGGCTTCACCTCCTCGTTCCGGGTCTTCATCTCGGACCGTCGCGGCGCCGGCATCCGGGCACAGATGGTCATGCTGGCACTTGCCTGCGCCTTGTTCTTCCCGGCCCTGGCGGCCGGTGAGCTTTTCGGGCAGCCGGTCACCGGGCTGGTGGCACCCGTCGGCGTCTCGGTGCTGTTCGGCGCCTTCCTGTTCGGCGTCGGAATGCAGCTCGGCGGCGGATGCGCCTCGGGAACGCTCTACACGGCGGGCGGCGGCAACACGCGCATGGTCGTCACCCTGATCTTCTTCATCGTCGGGTCGGTCGTCGGCGCCGCCCATCTGCACTGGTGGTCGGCGCTTCCCTCGATCGGCCCGGTCTCGCTGGTCGCCAGCCTGGGCGCCCTGCCGGCGCTGGCCCTGAACCTCGCCGTCTTCGCGGCGATCGCCGGAACGACCGTGATCCTCGAACGGAAGCGCCACGGCGCCTTGCTCCCGGGCAACCGGACCGCCCATCACGGCTGGCAGCGCTTCGTCCAGGGATCCTGGCCGCTGGTCTGGGGCGCCGTGGCGCTGGCGGTGCTGAACTTCGCGACGCTCGCCCTGGCCGGCCGCCCCTGGGGAATCACCTCCGCCTTCGTGCTGTGGGGAGCGAAGCCGCTGGATGCGCTCGGCTTCGACGTGGCCTTCTGGCCCTATTTCTCCGCGCCGGAACGCGCCGCGTCGCTGGAGAACAGCATTTTCCAAGACGTCACCTCGGTGATGAATTTCGGCATCATCCTGGGGGCGCTGCTGGCCGCCGGCCTTGCCGGGCGGTTCGCCCCGGTCTGGCGGGTTCCCCTCCGGTCCCTCGCCGGCGCAATCGTCGGCGGGTTGATGCTGGGATACGGTGCGCGCCTCGCCTATGGCTGCAACATCGGCGCCTATTTCAGCGGCATCGCGTCGGGCAGCCTGCACGGCTGGGTCTGGCTGGTCGCCGCCCTGGCCGGAAACGTGGTCGGGACGAGATTGCGTCCGCTGTTCGGGCTCGAGGTCGAGAAGACTCCCCGCGAAACCGCCTGCTGA
- a CDS encoding AI-2E family transporter: MTSNIAAPHLEGRPRATGPTPNHSQGSGSRSTAERVALIGLFSLAVLYTLYLARDLLLPIFLALLLSLLLRPLVKALRRLRIPEMVSAIVLVALLLAGLIGAAFSLTEPATSWIERAPVVMREMEFKLGDLRDSIESARRASHQIEQMAAAADDEAQAVIVRGPTLAEQVLTQTQVVLAQAFIVLVLLFFFLAGGRSMLEQVMGSMTNLENRIQYATIAGTVQKNIAAYLATVTLINAALGMATAGIMTALGMPNPGLWGVMAALLNFIPYLGAAVSLVIIGVVSALTFDGPLQILAPPLAFLVLTTIEGNFVTPMIVGRKLTLNPIAVFLTILFWGWLWGIPGALMAVPILAVFKILCDAHKPLHPLGALLGGKPGT; this comes from the coding sequence ATGACCAGCAACATCGCCGCCCCCCATCTGGAAGGCCGCCCCCGGGCCACCGGACCGACGCCGAACCATTCCCAGGGCTCGGGAAGCCGGAGCACCGCCGAACGGGTGGCGCTGATCGGCCTGTTCAGCCTCGCGGTCCTCTATACGCTGTACCTGGCGCGCGACCTCCTGCTGCCGATCTTCCTGGCGCTGCTGCTCAGCCTGCTGCTGCGCCCGCTGGTCAAGGCGCTACGCCGCCTGCGCATCCCCGAGATGGTGAGCGCCATCGTCCTGGTGGCCCTGCTGCTCGCCGGGCTGATCGGCGCCGCCTTCAGCCTGACGGAGCCCGCGACGTCCTGGATCGAGCGGGCGCCGGTCGTCATGCGCGAGATGGAGTTCAAGCTGGGCGACCTGCGCGACTCGATCGAAAGCGCCCGCCGGGCCTCCCACCAGATCGAGCAGATGGCAGCCGCGGCCGACGACGAGGCGCAGGCCGTGATCGTCCGGGGGCCGACCCTGGCCGAGCAGGTGCTGACCCAGACCCAGGTGGTGCTGGCCCAGGCCTTCATCGTGCTGGTGCTGCTGTTCTTTTTCCTGGCGGGCGGGCGCAGCATGCTCGAACAGGTCATGGGCTCCATGACCAACCTGGAGAACCGCATCCAGTACGCGACCATCGCGGGGACGGTCCAGAAGAACATCGCGGCCTATCTGGCGACCGTCACGCTGATCAATGCCGCGCTGGGGATGGCGACAGCCGGCATCATGACGGCGCTGGGAATGCCCAATCCCGGCCTGTGGGGCGTCATGGCGGCACTGCTCAACTTCATCCCGTACCTGGGGGCTGCGGTCAGCCTCGTCATCATCGGCGTCGTCTCCGCCCTGACCTTCGACGGCCCGCTCCAGATCCTCGCCCCGCCGCTGGCTTTCCTGGTCCTGACCACGATCGAGGGCAATTTCGTGACGCCGATGATCGTCGGCCGCAAGCTGACGCTGAACCCGATCGCGGTCTTCCTGACGATCCTGTTCTGGGGATGGCTGTGGGGAATCCCGGGCGCGCTGATGGCGGTGCCCATCCTGGCCGTCTTCAAGATCCTGTGCGACGCCCACAAGCCTCTCCACCCGCTGGGCGCGCTGCTCGGCGGCAAGCCGGGCACATAG
- the prfB gene encoding peptide chain release factor 2 (programmed frameshift), with the protein MRAEIEAAAEAIRESLALLRRHLDWENAVRRLDELNAISEDPNLWNDADRAQKVMRERTQLDTAVNGYRALERELNDSIELIEMGEAEEDQTVVTDAENTLLALKDKAAKLELESLLSGEADANDCFMEVNAGAGGTEAQDWAEMLLRMYLRWAEQHGYKTEWLEESAGEEAGIKSATVQIKGHNAYGWLKTEAGVHRLVRISPYDSQARRHTSFASVAVSPVIDDKIDVEILDKDLRIDTYRASGAGGQHINKTDSAVRITHIPTNIVVQCQQERSQHKNRAKAFDMLRARLYEAELKKREDAAAALEATKSDIGWGHQIRSYVLQPYQMVKDLRTGVETSQSGAVLDGDIDEFLAAALAQRIKGQGDSEAAD; encoded by the exons ATGCGAGCCGAGATCGAAGCGGCTGCCGAGGCGATCAGGGAATCGCTGGCGCTGCTGAGGAGGCATCTT GACTGGGAAAATGCAGTCAGGCGCCTGGACGAACTGAACGCCATCTCCGAGGACCCGAATCTCTGGAACGATGCCGACCGCGCGCAGAAGGTGATGCGCGAGCGGACCCAGCTCGACACCGCGGTCAACGGCTATCGTGCATTGGAGCGCGAGCTGAACGACAGCATCGAGCTGATCGAGATGGGCGAGGCGGAAGAGGACCAGACCGTCGTCACCGACGCGGAGAACACCCTGCTGGCGCTCAAGGACAAGGCCGCCAAGCTGGAGCTGGAGAGCCTGCTGTCCGGCGAGGCCGATGCGAACGACTGCTTCATGGAAGTCAATGCCGGCGCCGGCGGAACCGAAGCCCAGGATTGGGCCGAGATGCTCCTGCGCATGTATCTGCGCTGGGCGGAGCAGCACGGCTACAAGACCGAATGGCTGGAAGAGAGCGCCGGCGAAGAGGCGGGGATCAAGTCGGCGACGGTGCAGATCAAGGGCCACAACGCCTATGGCTGGCTGAAGACTGAGGCCGGCGTCCATCGCCTGGTCCGGATCAGCCCTTATGACAGCCAGGCGCGCCGGCATACCAGCTTCGCCAGCGTCGCCGTCAGTCCGGTGATCGACGACAAGATCGACGTCGAGATCCTGGACAAGGACCTGCGCATCGACACCTACCGGGCGTCGGGTGCCGGCGGCCAGCACATCAACAAGACCGACTCGGCGGTCCGCATCACGCACATCCCGACCAACATCGTCGTGCAATGCCAGCAGGAGCGGTCCCAGCACAAGAACCGCGCCAAGGCCTTCGACATGCTTCGGGCGCGCCTCTACGAGGCGGAACTGAAGAAGCGGGAGGACGCGGCCGCGGCCCTGGAAGCCACCAAGTCGGACATCGGCTGGGGGCACCAGATCCGCTCCTACGTGTTGCAGCCCTACCAGATGGTCAAGGACCTGCGGACCGGGGTGGAAACCAGCCAGAGCGGCGCCGTCCTGGACGGGGACATCGACGAGTTCCTCGCCGCGGCCCTGGCCCAGCGCATCAAGGGGCAGGGCGACAGCGAGGCGGCGGACTGA
- a CDS encoding SPFH domain-containing protein has protein sequence MELVLNGFSLFVIAVVAFAVITVVLGVKTVPQGQEFTVERFGRYTRTLSPGLNLIVPVIDRVGARQSMMETVMDVPSQEVITRDNAMVKVDGVVFFQVLDAAKASYEVNNLPTAVLNLTMTNIRTVMGSMDLDELLSQRDKINTQLLHVVDEATTPWGLKITRIEIRDIQPPRDLVDSMARQMKAERDRRASILEAEGQRAAAILRAEGEKQAAILQAEGRREAAFRDAEAREREAEAEATATRAVSDAIGGGNVQALNYFVAQSYVEALTRIAAAPNQKILFMPLEASSLIGTIGGIAELAKGGFRADPPPPPPAPTAPPPPAGPWST, from the coding sequence GTGGAATTGGTTCTGAACGGCTTTTCGCTGTTCGTGATCGCGGTCGTCGCGTTCGCGGTCATCACCGTGGTGCTGGGCGTCAAGACGGTGCCCCAGGGGCAGGAGTTCACCGTCGAGCGGTTCGGCCGCTATACCAGGACCCTGTCGCCGGGCCTGAACCTGATCGTCCCCGTGATCGACCGGGTCGGCGCCAGGCAGAGCATGATGGAAACCGTGATGGACGTGCCGTCGCAGGAGGTCATCACCCGCGACAACGCCATGGTGAAGGTCGACGGCGTGGTGTTCTTCCAGGTGCTGGACGCCGCGAAGGCGTCTTACGAGGTCAACAACCTTCCGACCGCCGTGCTCAACCTGACCATGACCAACATCCGCACCGTCATGGGCTCGATGGACCTGGACGAGCTGCTGTCCCAGCGGGACAAGATCAACACCCAACTTCTCCACGTGGTGGACGAGGCGACCACCCCCTGGGGCCTGAAGATCACCCGGATCGAGATCCGCGACATCCAGCCGCCGCGCGACCTGGTCGACAGCATGGCCCGCCAGATGAAGGCGGAACGCGACCGCCGCGCCTCCATCCTGGAAGCCGAAGGGCAGCGCGCCGCGGCGATCCTGCGGGCCGAGGGCGAGAAGCAGGCGGCGATCCTCCAGGCGGAGGGCCGGCGCGAGGCCGCCTTCCGCGATGCCGAGGCGCGCGAACGCGAGGCCGAGGCGGAGGCGACCGCCACGCGGGCGGTCTCGGACGCGATCGGCGGCGGCAATGTCCAGGCGCTGAACTATTTCGTCGCCCAGAGCTATGTCGAGGCGCTGACCCGGATCGCCGCCGCGCCGAACCAGAAGATCCTGTTCATGCCGCTGGAAGCCTCCAGCCTGATCGGCACGATCGGCGGCATCGCCGAGCTGGCTAAAGGGGGCTTCAGGGCGGATCCGCCGCCTCCGCCGCCGGCCCCGACAGCGCCGCCGCCTCCCGCCGGGCCCTGGTCCACCTGA
- a CDS encoding HRDC domain-containing protein yields the protein MSSEIRTFKIRDAAIQEDELALAEFLRTVEVSRIETAFADGAWHILVMYEELRKREETAQIQSAIVAALNGWRAQTATSLDLDREAIMSSSAVQEIARYAPTTEIELSVVGSALGIDTTVHGAAIVHVVRQTLEDLTS from the coding sequence ATGAGCAGCGAGATACGCACCTTCAAGATCCGTGACGCCGCCATTCAGGAGGACGAACTGGCCCTGGCGGAATTCCTGCGCACCGTCGAAGTCAGCAGGATCGAAACGGCCTTCGCCGACGGGGCGTGGCACATCCTGGTGATGTACGAGGAACTGCGCAAGCGTGAGGAGACGGCGCAGATTCAGAGCGCCATCGTCGCGGCGCTCAATGGCTGGCGTGCTCAGACCGCGACCTCGCTCGACCTCGACCGGGAAGCGATCATGTCCTCGTCTGCGGTCCAGGAGATCGCCCGTTACGCGCCGACGACCGAAATCGAGCTGAGCGTCGTCGGCAGCGCGCTCGGCATCGACACCACCGTCCATGGCGCCGCGATCGTCCATGTGGTCCGCCAGACCCTGGAGGACCTGACCAGCTAG
- a CDS encoding peptidoglycan-binding domain-containing protein yields MKGAGWCVGAAMLTLLAGGPAWAACQPAPTGMVEGIQRELAVNGFDPGGIDGRFGPRTAEAIRQYERAAGLPVTGCASQELLDHVSFHLPKVYSRSRPDTPTPEVEVQEGLTMRGFYVGAVDGRIGERTRAAIRRYQQEANLPVDGQVTPDLARRLREDTATRAR; encoded by the coding sequence ATGAAGGGTGCGGGATGGTGCGTCGGTGCTGCGATGCTGACGCTCTTGGCAGGCGGCCCGGCTTGGGCGGCCTGCCAGCCCGCCCCGACCGGCATGGTCGAGGGCATCCAGCGGGAGTTGGCGGTCAACGGGTTCGATCCCGGGGGGATCGACGGCCGGTTCGGGCCGCGCACCGCGGAGGCGATCCGGCAGTACGAGCGGGCGGCCGGGCTGCCGGTGACCGGCTGCGCCAGCCAGGAACTGCTTGACCATGTCAGCTTCCACCTGCCGAAGGTCTATTCGCGGAGCCGTCCCGATACCCCGACCCCCGAGGTCGAGGTCCAGGAGGGCCTGACCATGCGGGGCTTCTATGTCGGGGCCGTGGATGGCAGGATCGGTGAACGGACCCGCGCCGCTATCCGCCGGTACCAGCAGGAAGCGAACCTGCCGGTGGACGGGCAGGTGACGCCGGATCTGGCCCGGCGCCTCCGCGAGGATACGGCCACCCGGGCGCGCTGA